Proteins encoded together in one Sinorhizobium sp. B11 window:
- a CDS encoding HEPN domain-containing protein, with the protein MDTIPTEDFDAALTLTDTLDHLPARKRRELARVLEIIFSEVEQFRATKQSSKKVNGKILKVVLYGSYARGDWVEDRLSGYRSDYDILIVVNSEAFAQEQELWLSLDERLLQEQIANRIETPVIPIVHSLHDVNDQLSRGRPFFVDIARDGKVLYEAEGHPFARPKTLTKEEADAEAQQHFEQWLPDAQFYRKLSEFSIAENQPKHAAFNLHQATERAYHCLLLTLTLYSPKSHRIKVLRSKAEEVDKRLIAAWPRDNRIARRRFELLSRAYVEARYSPNYAISSEELGWLLERVQLLQTTVATICEERLLGLPSGESGGALPKN; encoded by the coding sequence ATGGATACGATTCCTACTGAAGACTTTGACGCGGCTTTGACCTTGACCGATACTCTAGACCATCTGCCAGCCCGCAAACGGCGCGAGCTTGCCCGCGTGCTTGAAATCATCTTTTCCGAGGTTGAGCAGTTCCGTGCCACCAAGCAGTCGTCCAAGAAGGTGAACGGTAAGATCCTCAAGGTTGTCCTCTACGGATCCTATGCGCGCGGCGACTGGGTGGAGGACCGGCTCAGCGGTTACCGCTCCGACTACGATATCCTGATCGTCGTCAATTCCGAGGCCTTCGCGCAGGAGCAGGAATTGTGGCTTTCGCTCGACGAGCGCCTGCTGCAGGAGCAGATCGCCAACCGGATTGAGACACCAGTCATTCCGATCGTCCACAGTTTGCATGATGTCAACGACCAGCTGTCGCGCGGCCGGCCATTCTTTGTGGATATCGCCAGAGATGGCAAGGTCCTTTACGAAGCGGAAGGCCATCCGTTCGCCCGGCCGAAGACGCTGACAAAAGAAGAGGCTGATGCCGAAGCACAGCAGCATTTTGAGCAGTGGCTTCCCGATGCGCAATTCTACCGGAAACTTAGTGAGTTTTCGATCGCTGAAAATCAGCCAAAGCACGCTGCCTTCAATCTCCACCAGGCTACGGAACGGGCCTATCACTGCCTCTTGCTGACGCTCACGCTTTACAGTCCGAAATCCCACCGCATCAAAGTGCTGCGCTCCAAGGCCGAGGAGGTCGACAAGCGGCTGATCGCAGCCTGGCCACGCGATAACCGGATCGCCCGGCGGCGCTTCGAACTTCTGTCTCGCGCCTATGTCGAGGCCCGATACTCGCCGAACTATGCGATCAGCAGTGAGGAGCTCGGTTGGCTGCTGGAACGGGTGCAGCTTTTACAAACAACAGTCGCAACAATCTGCGAGGAACGCCTGCTTGGTCTTCCGTCGGGCGAAAGTGGTGGGGCACTGCCAAAGAATTAA
- a CDS encoding SGNH/GDSL hydrolase family protein has product MNKMLPLLSVAAAVAFSPAYAAVGSYYKPHFDARLMVVYTNTMDVGKGNVMLIGDSNTEMFRPTEVSDCHIVNAGLAGARISDVAERADALAEMQRPVIAHIMVGTNDALTNLKSTVGGKPEWDAMGDNVGKIIDAFKSRAAIVVVWSLPPPGASLVPRDNFDYINKLLAKVADSKRVKFENSWDEGMVTSDNVAAPGWLIQDDTHLSSKGQEVRAKRMKRIDDRLLKRYGAKCRQ; this is encoded by the coding sequence ATGAACAAAATGCTCCCATTACTGTCTGTCGCAGCCGCCGTAGCATTCTCGCCCGCCTACGCTGCGGTCGGGAGCTACTATAAGCCGCACTTTGATGCGCGTCTGATGGTTGTCTACACCAACACAATGGACGTTGGTAAAGGCAATGTCATGCTCATTGGCGATAGCAACACTGAGATGTTTCGACCCACAGAAGTTAGCGACTGCCACATCGTAAACGCGGGTCTCGCAGGCGCGCGAATATCCGATGTCGCAGAACGCGCCGACGCGCTGGCGGAGATGCAGAGGCCGGTGATCGCGCATATCATGGTTGGCACTAACGACGCGCTCACGAACCTGAAATCAACGGTCGGCGGCAAACCGGAGTGGGACGCGATGGGGGACAACGTCGGTAAGATCATCGACGCCTTCAAATCTCGGGCCGCGATTGTCGTGGTTTGGAGTTTGCCACCACCAGGTGCGAGCCTCGTCCCAAGGGATAACTTTGACTACATTAATAAGCTGCTCGCAAAAGTGGCGGACAGCAAGCGGGTCAAATTTGAGAACAGTTGGGACGAGGGCATGGTCACTTCTGACAACGTCGCTGCTCCAGGCTGGTTGATCCAGGACGACACCCATTTATCGTCCAAAGGACAGGAGGTGCGGGCTAAGCGAATGAAACGCATTGATGACCGGCTACTGAAGCGCTATGGCGCCAAGTGCCGGCAATAA
- a CDS encoding invasion associated locus B family protein translates to MACILRVAVERASGTLAPVLIFLAFGSPSFSQSAAPADREVDLLQEAAAPEPVIEARKFDDWYYRCTGAAGAKACEVAQVAQVAKDGKNVTVLTLAISAAPADPQSRGKSRLILTALLPLNVFLPSGLSLKADGKPVAKLAYRNCNQSGCWAQQALDTKTIAALKKGMTAEGLVRLINGQDINIRFSLSGLKPALDELQSTASR, encoded by the coding sequence ATGGCGTGTATCTTGAGGGTCGCAGTGGAGAGGGCTTCCGGAACTCTCGCTCCCGTTTTGATATTCCTGGCCTTTGGCAGCCCGTCCTTTTCGCAATCCGCAGCGCCGGCCGATCGCGAGGTGGACCTGTTGCAGGAAGCGGCAGCGCCGGAGCCGGTGATAGAGGCGCGGAAATTCGATGACTGGTATTATCGCTGCACCGGTGCTGCAGGCGCTAAGGCATGCGAAGTCGCGCAGGTTGCGCAGGTTGCCAAAGACGGCAAGAACGTCACCGTGCTGACGCTTGCGATTTCAGCCGCGCCCGCTGATCCCCAAAGCAGGGGGAAGTCGCGGCTGATCTTGACCGCCCTTCTGCCGCTCAACGTCTTCCTGCCTTCGGGCTTGTCGCTCAAGGCCGATGGCAAGCCGGTTGCCAAGCTCGCCTACCGCAATTGCAACCAGTCGGGATGCTGGGCGCAGCAGGCGCTGGATACGAAGACAATAGCGGCACTGAAGAAGGGCATGACAGCCGAAGGGCTGGTCCGGCTGATCAACGGCCAGGACATTAATATCCGCTTCTCGCTCAGCGGGTTGAAGCCGGCTCTCGATGAACTTCAGTCCACTGCCAGCAGGTAA
- a CDS encoding glycerol-3-phosphate acyltransferase, whose translation MDYDRLRNSPLVAIPPRSELYSLAPWLVCVSGLAVLVGHGCSICIRFSGGKSTARGLGALSPFHCDRSYARARAFMLCS comes from the coding sequence ATGGATTACGATAGACTGAGAAATTCTCCGCTCGTCGCGATCCCGCCGCGCAGTGAACTTTACAGCTTAGCGCCTTGGCTTGTGTGCGTTTCGGGACTAGCCGTTCTGGTCGGCCATGGGTGTTCTATATGCATACGATTTTCAGGCGGGAAATCTACAGCAAGAGGTCTCGGAGCCCTTTCGCCGTTTCACTGTGATCGTAGTTATGCAAGGGCGAGGGCATTTATGCTATGTAGCTAA
- a CDS encoding ShlB/FhaC/HecB family hemolysin secretion/activation protein, with translation MTMGIRYVVAAGAILVLGAIPAYAQSPTDDFNRRQEAQSQTQRLDALRRSTPGGGAATENGPPSGGERNGACFEITRVEIDGMSLLSSEEVGRVTAPYANRCVGLAEINAVLKDVTHLYIDHGYVTSRAYVPQQDIVKTRVLRLLVVEGKLSDIYLNGKKVSGSSSLATAFPGLIGRVVNIRDIEQGLDQMNRLQANDARSAMLPGPKDGTSILNIENRPGRPWHVTLGNNNLGQESTGFSRSSASLGFDDIFGINDQWSFSYEHSGPDYPWRDDGRGFGNSYSGSLSVPYGYSTFSLNGSWYQYESTVEGNFSPLETSGNSGQAGLGIDRVILRDKDSITTARSSLTYKQTDNFLLGNLIEVGSRRYTVGDIGISHSRRMLGGIWVFDVSYDKGLGLFDAVEAGEPGAGDADPRFSKFNATVSVTKPFEVANRQFELTSLASGQYSPDNLLGAEQISLGSYSNVRGTRESVIFGNNGVFSHNELVWRTRSNEDGGRAAQAFGELRPYVGFDYGHVYAQKRFDIAGGDLASWTAGIRTVGGNVSVDLGYSDIVASSLDHVDGGLFYFSASTHW, from the coding sequence ATGACAATGGGGATTCGATACGTCGTGGCCGCTGGCGCCATACTCGTGCTGGGCGCCATTCCTGCCTATGCGCAGTCGCCCACTGATGATTTCAACCGCCGTCAGGAAGCGCAGTCGCAAACCCAGCGGCTGGATGCGCTTCGCCGTTCAACGCCGGGCGGCGGCGCGGCAACGGAAAACGGACCCCCGTCTGGCGGTGAGCGAAATGGCGCCTGTTTCGAGATTACCCGCGTCGAAATCGATGGCATGAGCCTATTATCGTCCGAGGAAGTTGGTAGGGTCACGGCGCCTTACGCCAACCGATGTGTGGGCCTCGCCGAGATCAATGCGGTCCTCAAGGATGTCACACATCTCTATATCGATCATGGCTATGTGACCTCGCGCGCCTACGTGCCGCAGCAGGATATCGTCAAGACGCGGGTTCTCCGCCTGCTCGTCGTCGAAGGCAAGCTTTCCGACATCTATCTCAACGGCAAGAAAGTCTCTGGCAGCAGTTCGCTGGCGACGGCCTTTCCGGGTCTGATCGGTCGGGTTGTCAATATCCGGGATATCGAGCAGGGGCTCGACCAGATGAACCGGCTGCAGGCCAATGATGCGAGATCGGCCATGCTGCCCGGCCCCAAGGACGGAACGTCCATCCTGAATATCGAAAACCGGCCTGGCCGGCCCTGGCATGTCACCCTCGGCAACAACAATCTCGGGCAGGAGAGTACCGGTTTTTCCCGCAGCTCGGCATCGCTCGGTTTCGACGATATTTTCGGCATCAACGATCAGTGGAGTTTCTCTTACGAACATAGCGGCCCGGATTATCCCTGGCGCGATGACGGCAGGGGATTTGGCAACAGCTATTCCGGCAGCCTCAGTGTTCCCTACGGCTATTCGACCTTTTCGCTGAACGGCTCCTGGTATCAGTATGAAAGCACGGTCGAGGGAAACTTTTCCCCGCTCGAAACTTCGGGCAATTCCGGGCAGGCCGGTCTTGGCATCGACCGAGTCATCCTCCGCGACAAGGATTCGATCACCACCGCACGCAGCAGCCTGACCTACAAGCAGACGGACAATTTCCTGCTCGGCAATCTGATCGAGGTCGGCAGTCGCCGCTATACGGTCGGCGATATCGGCATTTCCCATTCAAGGCGCATGCTTGGCGGCATCTGGGTCTTCGATGTCAGCTACGACAAGGGGCTTGGTCTCTTCGATGCAGTCGAGGCGGGAGAACCCGGGGCAGGGGACGCAGATCCGCGATTTTCGAAATTCAACGCGACCGTCAGCGTGACCAAGCCATTCGAGGTGGCGAACCGTCAGTTCGAACTGACCTCGCTCGCCAGCGGCCAATATTCCCCCGACAATCTCCTCGGCGCCGAACAAATCTCTCTCGGCAGCTACAGCAATGTGCGCGGCACGCGCGAAAGCGTGATTTTCGGCAATAACGGGGTCTTCTCGCATAACGAGCTCGTCTGGAGAACCAGGTCCAACGAAGACGGCGGCCGGGCCGCGCAGGCCTTCGGTGAGCTGCGCCCCTATGTCGGCTTCGATTACGGACACGTCTATGCGCAGAAGCGGTTCGACATCGCCGGCGGCGATCTCGCCAGCTGGACCGCCGGCATCCGGACCGTCGGCGGCAATGTCAGTGTCGACCTTGGCTATTCCGACATCGTTGCAAGTAGCCTCGACCATGTCGACGGCGGCCTCTTTTATTTCAGCGCATCCACCCATTGGTAA